A window of Chanodichthys erythropterus isolate Z2021 chromosome 16, ASM2448905v1, whole genome shotgun sequence genomic DNA:
TGTTTCCAGTTGTCACAGTGAACGGGCCTGAATGTCTCTGAAAACAATCTATGCTGGTCTTCCAGCCTGGCCAGACTTGTTTTCAGCTGGTTTAGATGGTGAACAGGGAGGTCTCTCAAGTGGCTAAACCTAGTGGAATAACAAATATATGATATCACACTATTTAAAGACAGTAAAAACACATGCGCAATtgctgaaattaattaaatatttttcttacataatatttacaaaattagaaataatttgaaaatgaaTATAGGAAAaataaaggattttttttcttttttgttaaaaatatgaataaaaatgaagttAACACTGTGAACAACAGTGATGGGACGGTTGATACTGGTGCTCCGATGCTCCAACGCAGTTTTCAAAGCATATTGTATCACACACTGCTTGTATTGAAATAGCAGTACCACATGATTGATGATGTTAAACGTCATGCAGTTTTCGGAAAGTCGAAAAAATCAGCGCTTCACCTGATGCATGAaaggaaaatgcatttaatcatgttttattgctgtggtctCAGAGACCCTGAACAGAACATAAGGGTTAAACAGCTcacccaaaatattttttcaattatgatcacatcattgtattgtatttatattatagATCAATATGTGAATCTGTTAACCAGGTTACACATGACACAAGTTGTGGTCTCAttgtcacaaattaatttagatCAAATTAGACAGAATTGTTCTGATCCAAGAAAAGAGTGATTCCATATGTCACAGACTTTGGTTACGTGCTTTCAAACCGTATCTGCTCCACGATGATTTAGATATGGTGGAGAAAACAAGTCTGACCACCAGATGTCGCTAATGCGCACTGTGTTAAAAGCTTCGAGTAATGAACCGTTTTTCGGCACTATTTGATGAAAGCCTCAAACGCTTCTGAAAGTCTCGGATTCCCATTATTAGTGAACAACAGTGCACTCTGTAATCTGGTAATGCTGGGTACACACCACAAGATAATCGGCTAATTTTGGGCCGATTTCTCCCCTTAAGACAATCCTCTGTAATGTCCCGATTATCTTGATGGTTCTACAGATTATCTTATCAGATTTTCCTGCGGTGTGAGGTGTGTcaagagtgactgaatctgctCGGAAGAACGTCTGAGCCTCCCCGATCGCGAATTGTAAATATTCAGAAATCCTGATGTGTGGGGGGAATCCCAAGGACAAATGTGCGCACGCTCTGGTCTGGTGATTCTTATGTGAAACTAAACAATATCCAATCAGAAAGCAAGCTGACAGAACGAGTTTGTGGCAACAGCATAAGTCTTTATACAACGTGTCCTGTAAAACATACCAAAATCATTCCAAACACTATCAACGCAATTTCTTCCTGCCTATCGTCCGTATCATAAGTCTCGAGATTTTGCGAGCTTTCCTGTGTTCACAGTCTTGATTCTGGTTGAAAATCTGTTCATGTGTGGTGTACTGTCTTTGTTGCATAATGGCACGCcacatgtgttttgtttttttttgtcctctTGTTTGTGGTCTCTCACACTTTGAAAATCTTATAAGTTTTCAAAAATCTTTGTGTGTACCTAGTATAAGTCTATGTTCACTGggaataatattttttcaaacaaGGTATCACTCATTTTACTGCACACAATGAATATGACATGATTATGACATAGCAGCCAACTAAATACAGAGCAGCTTAGTTTGAAATCATGAATTTAAAGTTTGGCCTTGGTGATATAACAGTTGACCACTAAAGGAcggttcacacagaatgcgtgTTTGCCTTGAAGAATGCGAGATGTGGGCAGTGcaatgaggaaaaaatgcaAGGTGGCgagatgcatttttaaaaaaaaaaagttgatctTCTTTTAATTTGAACGCCATGTCATGCGTGAGACGCTGGAAAAGATGCGAGACTCAAGTCAAACAATTCCATCTAGCGcggtggttcccaaccacattcctggaggcccaccaacactgcacgttttgcatgtctcctcaatcaaacacacctgattatggttatcagctcattagtagtgactcaaagatctaaaatgggtgtgtcagataaAAGACACATGCATGCGTGTTGGtgggcctccaggaatgtggttggtaAGCACTGGCCTAGTGCATAgaaatagaaaaacaatggaataGTAGCACagtgaaatggaaaaaaagcgttctgtgtgaacagccccTAAGACCAACTTAGGATAGTTTTTCAACTGTTGTCTAACATCATTGACATAATTGACCCTTTGCAGAGGGAAAAACTGACTACTTTGCCCGCAAACGCCTTGTCATCCAAGACAAGAACAAGTACAACACACCGAAGTACAGGATGATCGTTCGACTCTCCAACAGGGATATTGTTTGCCAGGTTTGAACTACCGCCATGTCGTCTTTgccaatgtttttgaaatattgttaattACCGTTGGGTTACTGAGTGTATCAGGATGATCTTACGTCTTTCTCTCTGTCAGATCGCATATGCCAAAATTGAAGGCGACGCGATCGTCTGCGCTGCTTACTCTCACGAGTTGCCGAAGTATGGCATTACTGTTGGACTGACAAACTACGCTGCCGCCTACTGCACCGGTTTGCTGTGTGCACGCAGGGTAAATGTCTTTATTATTCATGAATGTCTAGTATTGTTCCAATCTCGAAGTATGGTCTTACTCATATTTGTTTTCTGCTTACAGCTGCTGAATAAGTTTGGTCTGGATAAGGTCTACGAAGGCCAGGTTGAGGTAACTGGTGACGAATTTAATGTGGAAAGCATTGATGGCCAGCCAGGAGCATTTACATGCTACCTGGACGCTGGTCTCGCCAGAACCACCACGGGGAACAAGGTGTTTGGAGCTCTCAAAGGAGCAGTGGATGGAGGACTGTCCATCCCTCACAGGTCAGTGAATGCAGGTTTTGTCTTTTCACAAACTTAGACAAGGGGTGCTCCGATTGATTCACTATTGGATCGGTGATCTCTCAATTTGTCAATCTCATAAACTGTTCTCATGCTGACAACATGCACTCCTGCCATGAGAGGTATGTCATGACATGCAGCGGCACCGTCTCAATCTCTGTCTGGCCCGGGTAAAACAGTTATAACTCTGAAGGTGATGtacaattaattttattaaataacttacaaagtaatttaaaaCTTTCTGAGATGTAATTTCACAAACAGcgtgaaaaatgcacaaatggCTTCATGTCGCCACATTGAGTCTACACTATACGCGAGCTGTACAGTTGATTTGTCACCTGCACAATCAAGGTAGTCGCATCATCACCAAGTTTataattagcattttttttttaagtctcgCTAGTGTTTAAACCACTCAGCACTTGCTTGCTCTCTGAGAGACATGTTTACGCACACAGCACG
This region includes:
- the rpl5a gene encoding 60S ribosomal protein L5a; the encoded protein is MGFVKVVKNKAYFKRYQVKFRRRREGKTDYFARKRLVIQDKNKYNTPKYRMIVRLSNRDIVCQIAYAKIEGDAIVCAAYSHELPKYGITVGLTNYAAAYCTGLLCARRLLNKFGLDKVYEGQVEVTGDEFNVESIDGQPGAFTCYLDAGLARTTTGNKVFGALKGAVDGGLSIPHSTKRFPGYDTESKEFNAEVHRKHIMGQNVSEYMSYLMEEDEDLYKKQFSRFIKNGVTPDSVEEMYKKAHASIRENPVHEKKPKKEVKKKRWNRAKLTLAQRKDRVAQKKASFLRAQEAAEDE